One region of Enterobacter ludwigii genomic DNA includes:
- a CDS encoding molecular chaperone — MNEFSILCRVLGTLYYRQPQDPLLVPLFTLIREGKLAQNWPLEQDELLERLQKSCDMQQVATDYNALFVGDECRVSPYRSAWQEGATEAEVRAFLSTRGMPLSDTPADHIGTLLLAASWIEDNAGDDENEAIETLFETYLLPWVGTFLGKVEAHATSPFWRTLAPLTRDAIAAMWDELEEEHEE, encoded by the coding sequence ATGAACGAGTTCTCCATCCTTTGTCGCGTGCTGGGTACGCTCTATTATCGCCAGCCGCAAGACCCGCTGTTGGTTCCGCTCTTTACGTTAATTCGTGAAGGTAAACTGGCGCAGAACTGGCCGCTGGAACAGGATGAGTTACTGGAGCGTCTGCAAAAAAGCTGCGATATGCAGCAGGTAGCGACCGACTACAATGCGCTGTTCGTGGGTGATGAATGCCGCGTTTCGCCATACCGTTCTGCCTGGCAGGAAGGGGCGACAGAAGCGGAAGTCCGTGCTTTCCTCTCCACTCGCGGTATGCCGTTGAGCGATACACCAGCCGACCATATTGGTACGCTGCTGTTGGCTGCATCCTGGATCGAAGACAACGCAGGTGATGATGAGAATGAAGCTATCGAAACCTTGTTCGAAACGTATCTGTTGCCATGGGTCGGAACGTTTCTTGGCAAAGTCGAAGCACATGCGACTTCGCCATTCTGGAGAACGCTGGCTCCGCTGACTCGAGACGCCATCGCGGCAATGTGGGATGAGCTGGAAGAAGAACACGAAGAGTGA
- a CDS encoding isochorismatase family protein, producing the protein MSTPANFNGARPVIDVNDAVMLLIDHQSGLFQTVGDMPMPELRARAAALAKIATLAKIPVITTASVPQGPNGPLIPEIHANAPHAQYVPRKGEINAWDNPEFVAAVKATGRNTLIIAGTITSVCMAFPSISAVADGYKVFAVIDASGTYSKMAQEITLARVVQAGVVPMDTAAVASEIQRTWNREDAAKWAEVYTHIFPAYQLLIESYGKAQDVVKNSEVLDSQR; encoded by the coding sequence ATGTCCACACCTGCAAATTTCAACGGAGCGCGTCCGGTTATTGATGTGAACGATGCGGTGATGTTGCTTATCGATCACCAGAGCGGTCTGTTCCAGACCGTTGGGGATATGCCAATGCCGGAACTGCGTGCCCGTGCGGCAGCGCTGGCAAAGATCGCTACCCTGGCGAAGATCCCGGTGATCACGACAGCGTCCGTTCCCCAGGGGCCGAACGGCCCGCTTATCCCGGAAATCCACGCCAACGCGCCGCATGCGCAGTACGTACCACGTAAAGGAGAGATTAACGCCTGGGATAACCCGGAATTTGTGGCAGCGGTAAAAGCCACCGGTCGCAACACGCTGATTATCGCGGGTACCATCACCAGCGTTTGCATGGCTTTCCCGTCAATTAGTGCGGTTGCTGATGGTTATAAAGTCTTTGCGGTGATCGATGCGTCTGGTACCTACAGCAAAATGGCGCAAGAGATCACCCTGGCTCGTGTCGTCCAGGCTGGCGTAGTGCCAATGGATACAGCGGCAGTCGCCTCAGAAATCCAGCGAACCTGGAACCGTGAAGACGCGGCCAAGTGGGCCGAGGTGTATACCCACATCTTCCCGGCTTATCAGCTGTTGATCGAAAGCTACGGCAAAGCACAGGACGTGGTTAAAAACAGCGAAGTGCTCGATTCACAGCGTTAA
- a CDS encoding LysR family transcriptional regulator, with the protein MQDLNDFVWFVKVVDYGGFAAAGRALDLPKSRLSRRIAQLEERLGVRLIHRTTRQFTVTEVGQTFYQHCKAMMVEAEAAEEAVAALQAEPRGIVRITCPITLLHVHVGPMLARFMARYPGINLQLEATNRRVDLVGEGVDIAIRVRPRPFDDSDLVLRVLADRGHCLVASPALIQRMGEPIAPSELSAWPGLSMNEGKHIHKWALSGPGGAKAEIHYHPRLITTDMLALREAAMAGIGVVQLPILMVKDQLASGELIRVLEAWEPRREVIHAVYPSRRGLLPSVRTLVDFLTEEYAKMVEE; encoded by the coding sequence ATGCAGGATCTCAATGACTTCGTCTGGTTTGTGAAGGTGGTGGATTACGGTGGCTTTGCGGCGGCGGGAAGGGCGCTTGACCTGCCAAAGTCCAGGCTAAGCCGCCGGATCGCGCAGTTGGAAGAGCGCCTTGGCGTGCGGCTCATCCACCGAACAACCCGGCAATTTACGGTGACTGAGGTCGGGCAGACCTTCTATCAGCACTGTAAAGCGATGATGGTGGAGGCGGAGGCGGCAGAAGAGGCCGTGGCGGCACTGCAGGCAGAACCGCGCGGCATTGTCAGGATCACCTGCCCGATAACCCTGTTGCATGTCCATGTTGGTCCGATGCTGGCAAGATTTATGGCGCGTTATCCCGGCATCAATCTTCAGCTTGAGGCGACCAATCGACGGGTAGACCTGGTGGGAGAGGGCGTGGATATCGCGATCCGCGTCCGCCCTCGCCCGTTTGATGACAGCGATCTGGTGTTAAGGGTGCTGGCTGACAGGGGGCATTGTCTGGTCGCGAGTCCGGCGTTGATTCAACGCATGGGAGAACCGATAGCCCCGTCTGAACTCAGTGCCTGGCCCGGGCTAAGCATGAACGAGGGGAAACATATTCATAAATGGGCGCTGTCCGGGCCTGGAGGTGCTAAAGCGGAGATCCATTATCACCCTCGATTGATCACCACCGATATGCTTGCGCTACGTGAAGCTGCCATGGCTGGCATCGGCGTGGTGCAGCTGCCGATTTTGATGGTGAAGGATCAGCTGGCGTCAGGTGAACTGATTCGGGTACTTGAGGCCTGGGAACCCCGACGGGAAGTGATTCACGCTGTTTATCCATCAAGACGCGGGTTGTTACCTTCTGTCAGGACGCTGGTGGATTTTCTGACCGAAGAATATGCGAAGATGGTGGAAGAATAG
- the efeB gene encoding deferrochelatase/peroxidase EfeB, translated as MNKHNESEVVEPSRRRLLKGVGALGGALALAGGCPVAHAAKPQSAPGTLSPNARMETQPFYGEHQSGILTPQQASMMLVAFDSLASDKADLERLFRLLTTRIAFLTAGGPAPETPNPRLPPMDSGILGPFIAPDNLTMTVSLGESLFDARYGLAKQKPKALQKMTRFPNDSLDAALCHGDLLLQICANTQDTVIHALRDIIKHTPDLLSVRWKREGFISDHAARSKGKETPVNLLGFKDGTANPDSHDGALMKEVVWVTADQGEPTWAVGGSYQAVRIIQFHVEFWDRTPLKEQQTIFGRDKQSGAPLGMKNEHDVPDYAGDPNGDVIALDSHIRLANPRTKETQSSLMMRRGYSYSLGVTNSGQLDMGLLFVCYQHDLEKGFLTVQKRLNGEALEEYIKPIGGGYFFALPGVRDQHAYLAQGLIEA; from the coding sequence ATGAATAAGCATAACGAAAGCGAGGTGGTTGAGCCTTCACGTCGTCGGTTGCTAAAAGGGGTCGGGGCGCTGGGGGGCGCTCTTGCGCTGGCTGGTGGGTGTCCGGTGGCGCATGCGGCGAAACCGCAAAGCGCACCCGGCACGCTGTCCCCTAATGCTCGCATGGAGACGCAGCCGTTTTACGGTGAACATCAGTCGGGCATTCTGACACCGCAGCAGGCGTCGATGATGCTGGTGGCATTTGACTCACTGGCGAGTGATAAAGCTGATCTGGAGCGTCTGTTCCGTCTGCTGACGACACGTATCGCGTTTCTCACCGCAGGCGGGCCGGCACCGGAAACGCCAAATCCGCGTCTTCCGCCCATGGACTCCGGTATCCTGGGGCCGTTTATCGCCCCGGATAACCTGACGATGACCGTTTCGCTCGGTGAATCGCTGTTTGATGCGCGCTATGGACTGGCAAAACAGAAGCCAAAAGCGCTGCAGAAAATGACGCGTTTCCCGAATGACTCGCTGGACGCTGCTCTTTGTCACGGTGACCTGCTTCTGCAGATTTGCGCCAATACCCAGGACACGGTGATCCACGCCCTTCGGGATATTATCAAGCACACGCCGGATCTGTTGAGCGTGCGCTGGAAGCGGGAAGGGTTTATCTCGGACCATGCTGCCCGCAGTAAAGGGAAAGAGACGCCGGTTAACCTGCTGGGCTTTAAGGACGGTACGGCCAACCCGGACAGCCACGATGGTGCGCTCATGAAGGAGGTGGTGTGGGTCACTGCCGATCAGGGCGAACCGACATGGGCCGTTGGGGGAAGTTATCAGGCCGTGCGGATTATTCAGTTCCACGTGGAGTTCTGGGACCGCACACCGCTCAAAGAGCAGCAGACGATTTTTGGTCGTGATAAGCAGAGTGGGGCACCGCTGGGCATGAAGAATGAGCATGATGTGCCCGACTACGCCGGCGATCCGAATGGCGATGTGATTGCGCTGGACAGCCATATTCGTCTGGCTAATCCGCGCACCAAAGAGACGCAGTCCAGCCTGATGATGCGCCGTGGCTACAGCTACTCTCTGGGCGTAACCAACTCCGGTCAGCTTGATATGGGGCTGCTGTTCGTCTGCTATCAGCACGATCTGGAAAAAGGCTTCCTGACCGTGCAGAAGCGGCTAAATGGAGAAGCGCTGGAAGAGTACATTAAACCTATCGGCGGCGGCTATTTCTTTGCCCTGCCAGGCGTACGCGATCAACACGCGTATCTCGCTCAAGGGCTGATTGAGGCCTGA
- a CDS encoding DUF1097 domain-containing protein, protein MNILLCIALTTGILSGLWGWVAVSLGLLSWAGFLGCTAYFACPQGGVKGLFISGCTLMSGVIWALVIMKGSALAPHLEMLGYVMTGVVAFLMCIQAKHLLLSFVPGTFMGACATFAGQGDWKLVVPSLALGLLFGYAMKNSGLWLAARREKAQSITAVSE, encoded by the coding sequence ATGAACATATTACTTTGTATCGCATTAACCACTGGTATTCTCTCAGGGCTTTGGGGATGGGTAGCTGTGTCTCTCGGGCTGCTCAGCTGGGCTGGGTTTCTTGGCTGCACGGCCTATTTCGCCTGCCCGCAGGGGGGGGTTAAAGGTCTCTTTATTTCAGGCTGCACCCTGATGAGCGGTGTTATCTGGGCGCTGGTGATTATGAAAGGCAGCGCGCTGGCCCCGCATCTGGAGATGCTGGGGTATGTCATGACGGGCGTGGTTGCTTTTTTGATGTGCATCCAGGCAAAACATCTGTTGCTTTCGTTCGTGCCGGGAACTTTTATGGGGGCGTGTGCGACCTTTGCAGGGCAGGGTGACTGGAAACTGGTTGTCCCCTCGTTGGCGCTGGGGTTGCTGTTTGGCTACGCCATGAAGAACAGCGGTCTTTGGCTGGCGGCGCGGCGGGAAAAAGCGCAAAGCATCACTGCGGTGAGTGAATAA
- the ghrA gene encoding glyoxylate/hydroxypyruvate reductase GhrA: protein MDILFYHPTFDAAYWIKALTAALPGARVREWKRGDNEHADYALVWHPPVEMLQGRKLKAVFALGAGVDSILSKLKAHPEMLPEDIPLFRLEDTGMGQQMQEYAVSQVLHWFRRFDDYQALKQQSHWEPLPDYQREDFTIGILGAGVLGSKVAEALAPWGFPLRCWSRSRKDYPGVKSFAGTDELPDFLNGTRVLINLLPNTAETVGIINEALLNLLADESYLMNLARGVHLVEPDLLKALDSGKLKGAMLDVYSREPLPAESPLWAHPRVAMTPHVAAVTRPAEAVAYISHTISEMEKGNAVTGQVDRQRGY from the coding sequence ATGGATATACTCTTCTATCACCCCACGTTTGATGCGGCATACTGGATCAAGGCGCTTACCGCGGCGTTACCCGGCGCACGCGTTCGCGAGTGGAAGCGGGGTGACAACGAACATGCTGACTACGCGCTGGTCTGGCATCCGCCGGTAGAAATGCTGCAGGGGCGTAAACTGAAAGCTGTCTTTGCCCTGGGCGCCGGTGTGGACTCCATTCTGAGCAAGCTGAAGGCTCACCCGGAAATGCTGCCGGAAGATATTCCTCTTTTCCGCCTCGAAGACACCGGTATGGGCCAGCAAATGCAGGAGTATGCCGTGAGCCAGGTTCTGCACTGGTTCCGCCGCTTTGATGACTATCAGGCATTAAAACAGCAATCCCACTGGGAACCGCTGCCTGATTATCAGCGCGAAGATTTTACCATTGGTATCCTCGGTGCTGGTGTGCTGGGTTCAAAAGTGGCGGAAGCGCTTGCACCGTGGGGCTTTCCGCTGCGCTGCTGGAGCCGCAGCCGTAAGGATTATCCAGGCGTTAAGAGCTTTGCCGGCACGGATGAACTGCCGGACTTTCTCAACGGCACGCGCGTGCTCATCAACCTGCTGCCCAACACGGCGGAAACGGTCGGCATCATCAATGAAGCGTTGCTCAACCTGTTAGCCGATGAGAGCTACCTGATGAACCTGGCGCGCGGGGTGCATCTGGTCGAGCCCGATCTGCTGAAGGCCCTGGACAGCGGAAAGCTAAAAGGCGCCATGCTGGATGTCTACAGCCGCGAGCCGCTGCCTGCGGAAAGCCCTCTGTGGGCGCATCCGCGCGTGGCGATGACCCCACACGTGGCTGCCGTGACGCGTCCGGCAGAGGCGGTGGCGTATATATCCCATACCATCAGCGAAATGGAAAAGGGTAATGCAGTCACCGGACAGGTCGACAGGCAGCGCGGCTACTGA
- the csgD gene encoding transcriptional regulator CsgD, protein MYNEVHSLHGHTLLLITKPSLQATALLQHLKQSLSLNGKLHNIQRSFDDIAPGSIILLDMMEADKKLIHYWQDILSRKNNNIRVLLLNTPDEYPFRDIESWPHINGVFYVTEEEDRVVEGLQGILRGECYFSQKLASYLITHSGNYRYNSSESALLTHREKEILNKLRIGASNIEIARSLFISENTVKTHLYNLFKKIAVKNRTQAVSWANDNLRR, encoded by the coding sequence ATGTATAATGAAGTCCATAGTTTACATGGTCATACATTACTGTTGATCACAAAACCTTCTTTGCAAGCGACAGCGTTATTACAACATTTAAAGCAATCTTTATCACTGAACGGGAAATTGCATAATATTCAACGTTCTTTTGATGATATTGCACCTGGCAGCATTATTCTTCTCGATATGATGGAAGCTGATAAAAAGCTTATCCATTACTGGCAGGATATTTTAAGCAGGAAAAACAATAATATCCGCGTGCTATTGTTGAATACGCCTGATGAGTATCCTTTCAGGGATATTGAGAGCTGGCCGCATATCAATGGCGTGTTCTACGTCACGGAAGAAGAGGACCGGGTAGTAGAGGGGCTGCAAGGTATATTGCGCGGAGAGTGTTATTTTTCGCAAAAACTTGCCAGCTACCTCATCACACACTCCGGAAATTATCGCTATAACAGTTCAGAGTCAGCACTGCTAACGCACCGTGAGAAAGAGATCCTGAACAAGTTACGCATTGGTGCTTCAAATATTGAAATCGCCCGTTCGTTATTTATCAGCGAAAATACGGTAAAGACGCACCTTTATAATCTTTTCAAGAAGATAGCTGTGAAAAACCGAACTCAGGCGGTTTCGTGGGCAAACGATAACCTCAGGCGTTAA
- the csgF gene encoding curli production assembly/transport protein CsgF yields the protein MRIAYAVVSIMLITPISWAGNMTFQFRNPNFGGNPNNGAFLLNEAQAQNSYKDPSLKNFSVDTPSALDNFTQAIQSQILGGLLTNINTGKPGRMVTNDFIVDIANTDGQLQLNVTDRKTGKTSTIQVSGLQSNSTNF from the coding sequence ATGCGTATTGCATATGCAGTTGTTTCGATAATGCTGATCACCCCCATAAGTTGGGCCGGGAACATGACGTTCCAGTTCCGTAACCCTAACTTTGGCGGTAACCCTAACAACGGCGCGTTCCTGCTGAATGAAGCTCAGGCGCAAAACTCCTATAAAGATCCCAGCTTAAAGAATTTTAGCGTTGATACCCCGTCTGCTCTGGACAACTTCACACAGGCTATTCAGTCGCAGATTTTAGGTGGGTTACTGACCAACATTAATACCGGTAAACCTGGTCGAATGGTCACCAACGACTTTATTGTCGATATTGCCAACACGGACGGACAGCTCCAGTTGAATGTTACCGATCGTAAAACTGGAAAAACATCAACAATCCAGGTTTCCGGTTTACAAAGTAATTCAACTAATTTTTAA
- a CDS encoding pirin family protein yields MKNVTGVYTAPRQHWVGDGFPVRSMFSYQTHGEPLSPFLLLDYAGPYTFPADGSKRGVGQHPHRGFETVTIVYSGEVEHRDSTGKGGVIGPGDVQWMTAGAGILHEEFHSSAFSQKGGELKMMQLWVNLPAKDKMAAPGYQSITKSDIPVVTLLDNSGTLRVIAGRYQDVTGPAHTFSPLNVWDIALNQGSHLTLNQPEGWSTALVVLEGNVTVNGTAEAGEAQLVVLSQQGDKVHLEASSDAKVLLMAGEPLNEPIVGYGPFVMNSKSEINEAIRDFNSGRFGQI; encoded by the coding sequence ATGAAAAACGTAACAGGTGTTTATACCGCTCCCCGACAGCACTGGGTGGGCGACGGTTTCCCGGTCCGTTCAATGTTCTCTTATCAGACGCACGGGGAGCCTCTCAGCCCGTTCCTGCTGCTGGACTACGCGGGCCCATACACCTTTCCGGCAGATGGTTCGAAACGCGGCGTAGGCCAACATCCTCACCGGGGTTTCGAAACGGTCACTATCGTCTATTCCGGTGAAGTCGAGCATCGTGACTCCACGGGCAAAGGCGGTGTAATTGGCCCCGGCGACGTGCAGTGGATGACGGCAGGTGCAGGCATTTTGCACGAGGAGTTCCACTCCAGCGCGTTCTCGCAGAAAGGAGGAGAACTCAAAATGATGCAGCTTTGGGTCAACCTTCCGGCGAAAGACAAGATGGCGGCACCGGGCTACCAGAGCATCACCAAAAGCGACATTCCAGTCGTAACGCTTTTGGATAACAGCGGCACGCTGAGGGTTATTGCCGGTCGCTACCAGGATGTGACCGGCCCGGCTCACACCTTTTCACCGCTGAATGTCTGGGATATTGCGCTGAATCAGGGAAGCCATTTGACGCTCAATCAGCCAGAAGGCTGGAGCACCGCGCTGGTGGTACTGGAAGGCAACGTCACGGTAAACGGCACGGCTGAAGCGGGTGAAGCGCAACTGGTCGTCTTAAGCCAGCAAGGCGACAAAGTGCATCTGGAAGCCAGTAGCGATGCAAAAGTGCTGCTGATGGCCGGTGAGCCACTGAACGAACCCATTGTGGGCTACGGCCCGTTTGTCATGAACAGTAAAAGCGAAATCAACGAAGCCATTCGTGATTTCAACTCCGGCCGCTTCGGCCAGATCTGA
- a CDS encoding DUF2076 domain-containing protein, whose protein sequence is MQYEEQQLINGLFERLKQTEQQNSQRDADAERQIAEFVRQQPAAPYYMAQSILIQEAALKRLQARVQELESELAAQKSKPSTGGSFLGGLFGGGKSNPQPDNSWNAQQQQPQAQDYSRATAPASAPRGGSFMAGALQTAAGVAGGVVLAEMLTSMFHQSRPEEIVNIIEEPTTPAGNESFIGNQYGDFNNVSDTRFLNQDDPFGNNNDTWQNNDADDDYSDDDDSFI, encoded by the coding sequence ATGCAATATGAAGAACAGCAGCTAATCAACGGCCTTTTCGAACGTCTGAAACAGACCGAACAACAAAACAGCCAACGGGATGCAGATGCAGAGCGTCAGATCGCGGAATTCGTCAGACAGCAGCCTGCGGCCCCCTACTATATGGCGCAATCGATTTTGATTCAGGAAGCGGCGCTGAAACGCCTGCAGGCCCGGGTTCAGGAGCTTGAAAGCGAATTAGCCGCGCAAAAAAGCAAACCCTCGACGGGCGGCAGTTTCCTCGGCGGCCTGTTTGGTGGCGGAAAAAGCAACCCGCAGCCGGACAACAGCTGGAATGCCCAGCAGCAACAGCCACAGGCGCAGGATTATTCACGGGCGACAGCGCCGGCTTCGGCTCCTCGCGGCGGCAGTTTTATGGCAGGCGCGCTGCAAACAGCCGCTGGCGTGGCCGGTGGCGTCGTGCTGGCCGAGATGCTGACCAGTATGTTCCATCAGTCGCGGCCGGAAGAGATCGTGAACATCATCGAAGAACCGACAACGCCCGCCGGTAATGAGTCGTTTATCGGTAATCAATACGGCGACTTTAATAATGTCTCTGACACCCGCTTCCTCAACCAGGACGATCCGTTCGGCAATAATAACGACACCTGGCAGAACAATGATGCAGATGACGACTACAGCGATGATGACGACAGCTTTATTTAA
- the csgG gene encoding curli production assembly/transport protein CsgG — MQRFLIFVAVCLLSGCLTAPPKEAAKPTLMPRAQSYRDLTHLPSPTGKIFVSVYNIQDETGQFKPYPASNFSTAVPQSATAMLVTALKDSHWFIPLERQGLQNLLNERKIIRAAQENGTVADNNRTPLQSLAAANVMIEGSIIGYESNVKSGGVGARYFGIGADTQYQLDQIAVNLRVVNVSTGEVLSSVNTSKTILSYEVQAGVFRFIDYQRLLEGEIGYTSNEPVMMCLMSAIETGVIFLINDGIDRGLWDLQNKADVQNPILVKYRDMSVPPES; from the coding sequence ATGCAGCGCTTCCTGATATTTGTTGCAGTGTGCTTATTGAGCGGTTGTTTAACTGCTCCACCTAAAGAAGCTGCAAAACCTACTTTAATGCCTCGGGCCCAAAGTTATCGTGATTTAACACATTTACCGTCACCAACCGGTAAGATATTTGTCTCTGTTTACAACATTCAGGATGAAACCGGGCAATTTAAACCTTACCCGGCAAGTAACTTCTCCACGGCGGTGCCGCAAAGCGCCACTGCCATGCTGGTTACCGCACTCAAGGATTCACACTGGTTTATTCCTCTGGAACGCCAGGGGCTACAGAACCTGTTGAATGAGCGAAAAATTATTCGTGCAGCACAGGAAAATGGCACCGTCGCGGACAATAACCGGACGCCTCTGCAATCTCTGGCAGCCGCGAATGTCATGATTGAAGGTTCGATTATCGGTTACGAAAGTAACGTTAAATCGGGTGGTGTAGGAGCACGTTACTTCGGTATCGGCGCTGATACCCAGTATCAGCTCGACCAAATCGCCGTTAACCTGCGTGTGGTTAACGTCAGTACCGGCGAAGTGCTCTCTTCGGTGAACACCAGCAAAACCATTTTGTCTTATGAAGTACAGGCTGGGGTATTCCGCTTCATCGACTACCAGCGTTTGCTGGAGGGTGAAATTGGCTACACCTCTAACGAACCGGTCATGATGTGCCTGATGTCTGCCATTGAAACCGGCGTTATCTTCTTAATTAACGATGGTATCGATCGCGGGTTGTGGGATTTGCAAAACAAAGCAGATGTGCAGAACCCGATACTGGTGAAATACCGCGATATGTCAGTTCCTCCGGAATCCTGA
- a CDS encoding phosphatase: protein MYPVDLHMHTVASTHAYSNLHDYIAQAKLKGIKLFAITDHGPDMADAPHYWHFVNMRIWPRLVDSIGILRGIEANIKNTDGEIDCTGPMLTSLDLILAGFHEPVFPPQDKETNTAAMIATIASGNVHIISHPGNPKYPIDIQAVAQAAAKHRVALEINNSSFVHSRKGSEANCREVAAAVRDAGGMVALGSDSHTAFTLGDFSECLKVLNDVNFPEAQILNVTPRRLLDFLESRGMEPIDEFADL from the coding sequence ATGTATCCCGTTGACCTGCATATGCACACCGTCGCCAGCACCCACGCGTATAGCAATCTCCATGATTATATCGCCCAGGCCAAGCTTAAAGGCATCAAGCTGTTCGCGATAACCGATCATGGCCCGGACATGGCGGATGCGCCGCACTACTGGCATTTTGTGAATATGCGGATTTGGCCACGTCTGGTGGACAGCATTGGGATACTGCGCGGTATTGAGGCGAACATTAAAAATACCGACGGTGAGATCGACTGCACCGGTCCGATGCTGACGTCTCTTGACCTTATCCTCGCCGGTTTCCATGAGCCGGTTTTCCCTCCCCAGGATAAAGAGACCAACACCGCGGCGATGATTGCCACCATTGCCAGCGGCAATGTGCATATTATTAGCCACCCGGGTAATCCAAAATATCCGATTGATATTCAGGCTGTCGCCCAGGCGGCAGCGAAACACCGCGTGGCGCTGGAGATTAACAACTCCTCCTTTGTTCACTCGCGTAAGGGCAGTGAAGCAAACTGCCGTGAAGTGGCCGCTGCCGTGCGAGATGCCGGAGGTATGGTGGCGCTGGGCTCTGACTCCCATACCGCGTTTACGCTGGGTGATTTTAGTGAGTGCCTGAAGGTGCTTAATGACGTTAACTTCCCGGAAGCGCAAATCCTGAACGTGACCCCACGCCGGCTGCTCGATTTCCTCGAGTCGCGCGGCATGGAACCGATTGACGAATTTGCCGATCTTTAA
- the phoH gene encoding phosphate starvation-inducible protein PhoH, which translates to MGRQKAVIKARREAKRVLRRDSRSHKQREEESVTSLVQMSGVEAIGMARDSRDNSPIVARNEAQAHYLNAIESKQLIFATGEAGCGKTWISAAKAAEALIHKDVERIIVTRPVLQADEDLGFLPGDISEKFAPYFRPVYDVLVKRLGASFMQYCLRPEIGKVEIAPFAYMRGRTFENAVVILDEAQNVTAAQMKMFLTRLGENVTVIVNGDITQCDLPSGVKSGLSDAMSRFEEDEMIGVVRFTKEDCVRSALCQRTLKAYY; encoded by the coding sequence ATGGGAAGACAAAAAGCAGTGATCAAAGCTCGTCGCGAAGCAAAACGTGTGCTGAGACGGGATTCACGTAGCCATAAACAGCGTGAAGAAGAATCGGTCACCTCGCTTGTGCAGATGAGTGGCGTAGAAGCAATTGGCATGGCGCGGGACAGCCGTGACAATTCTCCAATTGTGGCGCGCAATGAGGCTCAGGCGCACTACCTGAATGCTATCGAGAGTAAACAGCTCATCTTTGCAACCGGTGAAGCCGGATGCGGGAAAACCTGGATCAGTGCAGCCAAAGCGGCGGAAGCGCTGATCCATAAGGACGTGGAGAGGATTATTGTCACCCGTCCGGTACTGCAAGCTGATGAAGATCTCGGCTTCTTGCCCGGAGACATTTCGGAGAAGTTTGCCCCATACTTCAGGCCTGTCTATGACGTGCTGGTGAAACGACTGGGGGCTTCCTTTATGCAGTACTGCCTGCGGCCAGAGATTGGCAAGGTGGAAATCGCGCCGTTCGCCTATATGCGCGGACGTACATTTGAAAATGCGGTCGTCATTCTTGACGAGGCTCAGAACGTGACCGCTGCGCAAATGAAGATGTTTTTGACGCGCCTCGGGGAGAACGTGACGGTTATCGTTAACGGCGATATTACCCAGTGTGACCTGCCATCCGGCGTGAAATCCGGACTAAGCGACGCGATGTCACGTTTTGAGGAAGATGAGATGATTGGGGTGGTCCGCTTCACCAAAGAGGACTGCGTGCGATCGGCGCTGTGTCAGCGCACGTTGAAAGCGTACTACTGA
- the csgE gene encoding curli production assembly/transport protein CsgE translates to MKRTLSWIAAASFLLAAGNLQAVEVEVPGLLTDHTVSSIGHSFYRAFSDKWDSTYTGNITINERPSARWGSWITITANQSVIYQTFLFPTKMDFDKNVSLALAQSEDAINRLQIDKALLSTSDLAKDEF, encoded by the coding sequence ATGAAGCGCACGTTGAGTTGGATCGCCGCAGCGAGTTTCCTGCTCGCAGCCGGGAATCTGCAGGCCGTCGAGGTCGAAGTTCCCGGATTGTTAACAGACCACACTGTCTCATCGATCGGGCACAGTTTTTACCGTGCCTTCAGTGATAAATGGGACAGCACATACACTGGAAATATAACAATCAACGAGCGGCCCAGTGCACGATGGGGAAGCTGGATAACAATAACGGCTAATCAGTCCGTTATTTATCAAACGTTTTTATTCCCGACCAAAATGGATTTCGACAAAAACGTATCCTTAGCACTGGCACAATCAGAAGACGCTATTAATCGCCTGCAAATAGATAAAGCCCTATTAAGCACCAGCGATTTAGCAAAAGACGAGTTCTAA